The DNA window TGGTTCTTCGTGCGCCGGGACCGCCACCCGGAGCCGCCGAAGTTGCTGGCCCGCACCTTCGCGTGGGGCATGTTCGCATGGTTGATCTCGGCGGCGTTCGAGGCCAGCCTGGGCAACCTGCTGGACTCCACGCTGCCGCTCACGCTGCTGCTGGTCGCCCTGCTGACAGCCGTGATCGAGGAGGGCAGCAAGTTTGTGGCCGCCACCACCGCCATCACCGAGCTGTCCTTCGACGAGCCGATGGACGGACTGGTCTACGCCGTCACTGCGGCGCTGGGCTTCGCCCTGATGGAAAACGTGACCTACACGCTGGGCTTCGGCAGTGGGGCGGCCACCTGGCACGCGCTGGTGACCACGCTGGCCCACGCCCTGTTCAGCGCCCCACAGGGCTATGCGCTGGGCGGCCTGCACTGGCAACAGGTCAGGGGTCCGGGGTTTGGCTCGGTGCGGGGCTGGGTGTTGCGGGGCGTC is part of the Deinococcus radiopugnans ATCC 19172 genome and encodes:
- a CDS encoding PrsW family intramembrane metalloprotease is translated as MSAAVSLTLSLLASVAVTLWWLWFFVRRDRHPEPPKLLARTFAWGMFAWLISAAFEASLGNLLDSTLPLTLLLVALLTAVIEEGSKFVAATTAITELSFDEPMDGLVYAVTAALGFALMENVTYTLGFGSGAATWHALVTTLAHALFSAPQGYALGGLHWQQVRGPGFGSVRGWVLRGVLLSVALHFAFNSLLSGPPGLWPLLALMAVVALMIGLASRYYLSFEAHAREHGPSPYFLETQGRRKSG